One Vicia villosa cultivar HV-30 ecotype Madison, WI unplaced genomic scaffold, Vvil1.0 ctg.000877F_1_1, whole genome shotgun sequence genomic window, GAGGTTGTCAAAGCTGTGGCTTTGGAATTCCCAGttctaatttttttccttttcgaATTTTTCAATCCGTCGTAACGGAATGGTCCAACGACCTCATCGCCTTCATCTCAGAAGCTCACGAGCTTCATCCACCGCACGCATGCACCTCACCACATTCGGAAAAAGACATTTGACTCACCGCCGGTCAAGAAGTACAGGTCAATGGAGGATATATTGGCGAGGGCGAAGTACGCGGTGGTGGAGAATGAGGATTACGGTAGCCTCATGTGCGAGCAATGTGGCATCGGGGAGCAGCCGGAGGAGCTGCTGTTGTGCGACAAAAGTGACAAAGGATTCCATATGAAATATGTGAGGCCGATTGTTGTGAGGATTCCGATTGGTTCCTGGATTTTCCCTAAGTGTTCAGGGGTGAAGAAAGTGAAAAGTAAGTGATTCTCATTGTCTTCAAAACGTGATTATTTGATTGAGATTTTTTTCTTAACGTGATTATGAATGTGGCATTGTTTTGATGATCGTTTAATGTGTTTCAAAGTTCACGCAAAGGAGAATACTTGATTTCTTCGGGCTTCCAAGGAATTTGCCTGATTTCAGAAGGAATAATTCTTCTTCTCGGGGTAATGTAATGTTAAATTCAGACATGTTTAATATctactttatattttttttattgttatttattaatCCATTTGATGATCATTTTTGTTAATGTGCTATGTGGATATttgtttttccatttcgaatCGAGCTTCTCAATAGTTGCTTGCTTTTGTGAAAGTGATGTTGGTTGAATACTGTTATGCCATTGGAGCTTTACTTGTGAGTTATAAATATTTTGAAGCTTGTTCTTTCAAATTTATTAGATATATGAATGAGTTTTTGTAATGATGTTTGGActtgttttaattttttgtgaACGAAGCATGCATGTGTAGTTGAGGGCTTGGTGTTTTTTAGTCTATGAAATGTCAGTTCCTCGGTTGTGGAGTGTTTCTTGACAAACTATGTTGAGGTCTTGCTTTTACTGTTTTCTCCGTGTGCTAGATCTGGAAAATTAACCTACAATAGTTTTGGTTTTTCATCTTTCAATTTGGTATATTTCTTGGTTCAATTTTATGACAGTGATACTTAGTTCAAGTATAGATTCGATATCGACAGGTACCAATATACTGATTCTCTTTTTGTGTATCAGCGGTGTCATAGATGTACAAGACTCAAATTATGTAGTAGGAGAAAAAGATGTAATTTGGATGCTGCAGTTGGTCCTACCTTATTTGAATTAATTCTTGTCCAAACTTAAAGCACCTTTCTCAGGAGATCTTGGTACAACAATGAAggtaatattttcttaaaatttcaacattttattcacaaacattatATATAATGCTTATGTTGGCTATGGTGTGTACCACAATTGCAGTTGGccatttttctgtttgttttggctAGATATGGCAGTTTCATAACTATATGGAAGATGGCCAACTTCGGTAAGTTAGAACTCTTACTCAACCGATTATATCGATATTGTTATGTTGGACACTCTCCGATATAATGTGATActtcaattcaatttttttatggtATGAATAGAACGATTTTGTTTGGTTATTCTGTTACTGAATTTGTTGCGACTTGATTGGTTACTGACAAATTTCAGGATTCTTTGGAGTTTTTATAGTACCAAAGTTTGCTTGTCATTTCTACTCATTTTAAAGACAAATTATATTCCTATAATAGGTTTTCTAGAAACATCGTGATTGGTATAGAAGGTGTTCTCGAGTTATCTAAAAGAGGTTTCTCCCGCCGGCATCACTCTTTCGGTATATATTTCTCATACTTGCTTGCCCTTTCCATTTTTCTTTTATCAATTCATTGTTTCgtttgtttgattttattatttttgattcAGATGGATGGTTTTGTTTTACCATCGTTTGAGTCTAGTATTTTGAAGGATAAAGACATTGTGTggtgagttttattttttatctgtAGCAGTTATTTTTGTGGATGTATCTAAAAGACAAATTATATTTGCCTTTTGTAGTTGTTTCTGTGGATGTATCTTGTTAGTTTGATTCCATTATTTTTGTAAGGATTGTGTCTTGGTACACGTGTCACTAGTGCTAAGTTAGAACAGAGTAGTATGAACTCATTTTATGTCTTTTATGTTTATAATTCATGAAATCTAGTGCAAATTTATGTGTCACAATGGTATGATTGGCTTAACCTGTATTGTGGCAAGTAACTTATACTTTCAGGGAAGATCATCTTTGCTTAAAAGGTTGGGCACATTTAAGGTCACTGAAGTTAGCCAGAGAGATTCTAGTAATAATGATATTCTGGAAGAGCCTGTTAGCATCACCGGCCTTGAaacattttcactaagttataaGGTATTTTTTTCTCTACAAGTTTCTGAGAAAGTCAGCTTTTAGTTAGTCGCATCATATTGTtgtttttggttctcttttcaggTGCACTAGCCATTGTCTATAGTATTATCACGTAAAGCCCTTATAAATTACCAGCTAATTTGTCGATTTCTTTTCCACTGCAAACATGTTGACCGTCAGCTATGTGGAGCCTGGCAAACACATCAAGTATGGCTATGATTGCCTTTGCTTCACTTTGTGTTTTGTGTTTAATTCGTCTTACCTTCATCTTTGGTCCCATATTGTAGAAAGTGTAACATTTTCTGTCTGAAACAAGTTATTCAACATCATGATTTTTTCCTTGATAAGTGTCTGTTTTgtgtttataaaatataatatatatggtTATGCTGTTGTGTATTGGACCTTTTTAAAACTATTATCTGCCTCACTTCTTTGTCAACCTTCTTTTACTTGACATTTGCCATCAGCTAATTGTGAAAAGTTTGACACTTCTCATGATTGGTTTTTATTGGTTTAGGAATGGTTTGAATTGAAAGGGTGGTTGCAGGATATTTATGAAAGAATATTGCAAAGCATCTTAATTTGatgattaaatataattttgacacagggatatatatatatatatatatatatatatatatatatatatatatatatatatttctatctgtgtgtgtgtgaatATAATGATAAAGAAATAAACTGTGATAAGATTAATGGTTAAGAATGCATAAAATATAACCACGTTTTTAAatctgtggtcataaccaaaccgtggttatatcttgaaccaaaactgtatGATAAACGTTAAATTGAAACTGTGGTTTTACCATATTTGCTTCTGTAATCATGGTAAATATAAATCGCGGTCTTAATCAAACTACCGAAACCGTGGCCTATAAAAGCTACGGATGTCAAAAGAACGTGgtatataccaaaaaaccgtggactataGTTTAGGCCACGCCCGCATATTCCACAGTTGGATtttcgtggccaaaccgtggccttaGCGTTACGCCACAGTTATTTTACATATAACCTCAGTTTCTTGGCcgtggcaggagacctttttttttgtagtgtattTTCATCATAACCCAACCTTAGAGAACCCAAAAACTCAATTAACAAGTGATTTGTAATGTAAAATATTAACAACGAAAATagagaaatagaaaaataacacaCGGAGAAGAGTTCATTtctttatgagttttttttttctaactCTGGACTACACATCATACTAGGTATTAGGtagagttttttttctttcttttttcttatgTGACTCGTATATTGCATAATATAACAAAATGTattgttttttataatattttattatttttacttatATGACTTGCaaatgaatttttatttattttatccttTAGGTATATTTATATTGACtgatttgttttgaataaaaatactattttaataataatagaataatagaattaataatatagtaaaataaaaatttaatttccacaataaaatgattttttttctattataaatataaaaaaattatgttgtTCACTATGGTTCAACTTTCTCCCAATTTAAATTGACTAAACTATTCCATTGAAATATTAATAGGCTctctattaattttataaattcaaaGAAATGAAAGTTAACTAGACTATAAATTATGCGGTTAATccttataattataatttaattttaaaaaaaaaatgcaagTAATTgtcttataataaataaatagagttgctctttgtattttaataaatattaaaatattttatttgtttatgaaTAATTGTAGTCCTTTTGCCTAATTTTCATATGTGTGAAATTATAAATTTGTTAGGACAAAAGGGGGACAAAAGGTACGTAACAGATTTTACCAtagaattaaagtaaaaatataaaataatacttaaagTTAAAGATGATGTTGATGATACACCAAAATAAGTCTCTTCCAAAAAAGTTATCTCAAAGAAAattttgttaatatgagaaatgTGTAACTAATCATGTGATACTTTTTGGCATTTACGTACTGCCTAGTATAATAGCTTCTCAATAATGTTACTATGCCTTATAACTTTGCAAGCTGAAAATTGCTTAATAGAAGAAATGTATAATTGAAATCACGTGAAACTGTTTTGGCTTTTAATATATAGgtaaaaaatttataactttgCAAGCTTCCTGTAAATAAAAATGGGTACATCATTCAATGCAAAAACTTACTATAACTTTGTAAGCTCACTCTATCACTCTATAAATATAAGGTTTATTCTTCATTCCTCACCATCCCTATTACAACAACCCAACCAACATTACTAAAAATTTATCACAAAATGAAGAACTTTTC contains:
- the LOC131631852 gene encoding uncharacterized protein LOC131631852; translation: MEDGQLRFSRNIVIGIEGVLELSKRGFSRRHHSFGIYFSYLLALSIFLLSIHCFVCLILLFLIQMDGFVLPSFESSILKDKDIVCNLYFQGRSSLLKRLGTFKVTEVSQRDSSNNDILEEPVSITGLETFSLSYKVH